Proteins encoded by one window of Govania unica:
- the rplD gene encoding 50S ribosomal protein L4 has protein sequence MKADVLTLDATKAGTIDLDEGLFGLPERADILNRVVVWQLAKRRAGTQSVKQRTQVSGTTKKFGKQKGGGSARHGSRKAGIFVGGGKVHGAQPRSYEHDLPKKIRALGLKTALSVKALGGKLVVIEDLVLSAGKTKELVDKFAKLNITSALFIDGAQVDGNFKLAASNIPLVDVLPVQGANVYDILRRDVLVLTKAAVAGLEERLK, from the coding sequence ATGAAAGCGGACGTGTTGACACTCGACGCGACGAAGGCTGGAACGATCGACCTTGATGAAGGTCTGTTCGGTCTGCCGGAGCGCGCGGATATTTTGAACCGCGTTGTGGTTTGGCAACTTGCCAAGCGCCGTGCCGGCACTCAGTCGGTCAAGCAGCGTACCCAGGTTTCGGGCACGACAAAGAAATTCGGCAAGCAGAAAGGCGGCGGCAGCGCTCGTCACGGCAGCCGGAAAGCGGGTATCTTCGTAGGTGGTGGTAAGGTGCACGGCGCTCAGCCGCGCTCTTACGAACATGACCTGCCGAAGAAGATCCGTGCGCTCGGTCTGAAGACCGCGTTGTCGGTGAAGGCCCTGGGCGGTAAGCTCGTGGTCATCGAAGACCTCGTTCTGAGCGCCGGCAAGACCAAAGAGCTTGTGGACAAGTTCGCCAAGCTCAACATCACTTCTGCGCTGTTCATTGACGGTGCGCAGGTGGACGGCAACTTCAAGCTCGCCGCGAGCAACATCCCGCTCGTTGACGTGCTGCCGGTTCAGGGTGCGAATGTCTACGACATCCTGCGCCGTGATGTTCTGGTTCTGACCAAGGCTGCTGTTGCCGGACTTGAGGAGAGACTGAAATGA
- the rpsS gene encoding 30S ribosomal protein S19 — protein sequence MARSVWKGPFVDAYLLKKADAAQGAKKGAIKTWSRRSTILPQFVGLNFEVHNGHKFVPVYVNEEMVGHKLGEFAPTRTFYGHAADKKAKRK from the coding sequence GTGGCTCGTTCGGTTTGGAAAGGTCCTTTCGTTGACGCCTATCTTCTGAAGAAGGCTGACGCGGCGCAGGGTGCTAAAAAGGGTGCGATCAAGACTTGGTCGCGCCGGTCGACGATCCTTCCGCAGTTCGTGGGCCTTAATTTCGAGGTTCACAACGGCCATAAGTTCGTCCCCGTGTATGTGAATGAAGAGATGGTCGGGCACAAGTTGGGCGAGTTTGCGCCGACCCGCACCTTCTACGGTCACGCGGCGGACAAGAAGGCGAAGAGGAAATAA
- the rplC gene encoding 50S ribosomal protein L3: MRTGIIAKKVGMTRIFNENGDHVPVTVLQVDACQVVAQRTNDRDGYVAVQLGAGMVKAKKVTKPMRGHFAKAEVEPKAKLVEFRVSEDCLLDVGAELSVDHYVPGQLVDIQGVTIGKGFAGVMKRWNFAGLRATHGVSVSHRSHGSTGQRQDPGKVFKGKKMAGHLGTETVTTQNLKIVRTMPDEGLILVRGSVPGHDGGWVLVTDAVKVNLPAEAPMPAGLKLRDVASAAPATEAPVADAPVADDAAN; this comes from the coding sequence ATGCGCACCGGCATAATTGCAAAAAAGGTGGGTATGACCCGCATTTTCAACGAGAACGGCGACCATGTGCCGGTGACTGTTCTCCAGGTTGATGCGTGTCAGGTTGTCGCCCAGCGGACCAACGACCGCGACGGTTACGTAGCTGTTCAGCTCGGAGCCGGCATGGTTAAGGCCAAAAAAGTGACCAAGCCTATGCGTGGTCACTTCGCCAAGGCGGAAGTCGAACCCAAAGCCAAACTGGTTGAATTCCGCGTGTCGGAAGACTGCCTTCTCGACGTCGGCGCCGAACTTTCGGTCGACCATTATGTTCCCGGCCAGCTCGTGGACATTCAGGGCGTGACCATCGGTAAAGGTTTTGCCGGTGTTATGAAGCGCTGGAACTTCGCTGGTCTGCGGGCTACCCATGGTGTTTCGGTCTCGCATCGTAGCCATGGTTCGACCGGTCAGCGTCAGGATCCGGGTAAGGTGTTCAAGGGTAAGAAGATGGCTGGCCATCTTGGGACCGAGACTGTCACCACCCAGAATTTGAAGATCGTCCGCACCATGCCGGACGAGGGCTTGATCCTCGTACGCGGTTCGGTTCCGGGCCATGATGGCGGTTGGGTTCTCGTGACGGATGCTGTGAAGGTTAACCTTCCGGCTGAAGCCCCGATGCCTGCTGGCCTGAAACTACGTGATGTGGCTTCGGCTGCACCTGCGACGGAAGCTCCGGTTGCTGATGCACCCGTTGCTGACGACGCAGCGAATTGA
- the rpsJ gene encoding 30S ribosomal protein S10 produces MDQNIRIRLKAFDHRILDQATGEIASTAKRTGAQVRGPIPLPTRIEKFTVLRSPHIDKKSREQFEIRTHKRLLDIIDPTPQTVDALMKLDLAAGVDVEIKLQG; encoded by the coding sequence ATGGACCAAAACATTCGAATTCGCTTGAAGGCGTTCGATCATCGGATCCTGGATCAGGCGACTGGTGAAATCGCTTCGACCGCGAAACGAACCGGCGCCCAGGTGCGTGGCCCAATTCCCCTGCCGACCCGGATCGAGAAGTTCACGGTGCTCCGCTCTCCGCACATCGACAAGAAGTCGCGCGAGCAGTTTGAAATCCGTACGCATAAGCGGCTTCTGGACATTATTGACCCGACCCCGCAGACGGTGGACGCGCTGATGAAGCTCGATCTTGCCGCCGGCGTGGACGTGGAAATCAAGCTTCAGGGATAA
- the rplV gene encoding 50S ribosomal protein L22, which produces MGKKAAPRSVASNEALAVGKMIRVSPQKLNLLAGLIRGKKVDRAIADLVFSRKAHAEDVKKVLQSAIANAENNHQLDVDQLVVAEASVGKSLVMKRFSPRARGRVGKIMKPFSRIRIIVRQIEENA; this is translated from the coding sequence GTGGGTAAGAAGGCAGCACCGCGCTCTGTCGCGTCCAACGAAGCGTTGGCCGTTGGCAAAATGATCCGGGTCAGCCCGCAAAAGCTGAATCTCCTGGCTGGTCTTATCCGCGGCAAGAAAGTGGATCGCGCTATCGCCGATCTGGTTTTCTCGCGTAAGGCCCATGCGGAAGACGTAAAGAAGGTTCTGCAGTCGGCAATCGCCAACGCAGAAAACAATCACCAGCTTGACGTCGACCAGCTTGTGGTCGCCGAAGCGAGCGTCGGCAAATCGCTTGTTATGAAGCGTTTCAGCCCGCGTGCTCGTGGACGTGTCGGCAAGATTATGAAGCCGTTCAGCCGCATCCGCATCATCGTTCGGCAGATCGAGGAGAACGCATAA
- the rplB gene encoding 50S ribosomal protein L2, protein MALKIYKPTTPGQRGLVQVDRSGLHKGKPVKALTEGLSKSGGRNNRGRVTARWIGGGHKRTYRIIDFKRRKWDMEATVERLEYDPNRSAFIALITYTDGEQAYIIAPQRLAAGDVIIASEKADVKPGNAMPLSNMPVGTIVHNVELKVGKGGQIARSAGAYAQIVGRDEGYVVLRLSSGEQRKVLGTCMGTVGAVSNPDHQNIVHAKAGRARWLGIRPSVRGVAMNPVDHPHGGGEGRTSGGRHPVTPWGKPTKGKRTRSNKATTKFIVRSRHERKRKG, encoded by the coding sequence ATGGCGCTTAAGATTTACAAACCTACAACGCCTGGCCAGCGCGGTCTTGTGCAGGTGGACCGTTCTGGTCTCCACAAGGGCAAGCCGGTTAAGGCTCTGACCGAAGGTCTGTCAAAGTCCGGTGGTCGTAACAACCGCGGTCGCGTGACTGCTCGCTGGATTGGCGGCGGACATAAGCGCACCTATCGCATCATCGACTTCAAGCGTCGTAAATGGGATATGGAAGCGACTGTTGAACGTCTGGAATACGATCCGAACCGTTCGGCCTTCATCGCTCTCATCACCTATACCGATGGTGAACAGGCTTATATCATCGCTCCGCAGCGTCTTGCTGCCGGGGACGTGATCATCGCCAGCGAAAAAGCTGACGTGAAGCCGGGCAATGCCATGCCGCTCTCGAACATGCCGGTCGGTACGATCGTGCATAACGTCGAGTTGAAGGTCGGCAAGGGCGGTCAGATCGCGCGTTCGGCTGGGGCTTATGCCCAGATCGTCGGCCGCGATGAAGGCTATGTTGTGCTGCGTCTGTCTTCGGGCGAACAGCGGAAGGTTCTCGGCACCTGCATGGGTACCGTGGGCGCCGTTTCGAACCCCGATCACCAGAACATTGTCCATGCCAAGGCTGGGCGTGCACGCTGGCTCGGTATTCGTCCTTCGGTTCGCGGCGTTGCCATGAACCCGGTCGACCATCCGCATGGCGGTGGTGAAGGCCGGACTTCGGGCGGTCGCCATCCGGTTACCCCTTGGGGTAAGCCGACCAAGGGCAAGCGGACCCGCAGCAATAAGGCGACCACGAAGTTTATCGTGCGTTCGCGTCATGAACGAAAGAGGAAGGGTTAA
- a CDS encoding 50S ribosomal protein L23, producing MTKFSHYDVILGPVITEKSTLVSEHNQVVFKVATTATKPAIKKAVEAIFNVKVKAVNTIVCQGKVKRFRGILGKRADYKKAVVSLAEGQSIDVTTGI from the coding sequence ATGACGAAATTTTCGCATTACGATGTCATTCTCGGCCCGGTAATCACTGAAAAGTCGACGCTTGTTTCCGAACACAACCAGGTTGTGTTCAAGGTTGCAACGACGGCGACCAAGCCGGCCATCAAAAAGGCCGTGGAAGCGATCTTCAACGTTAAAGTGAAGGCCGTGAACACGATCGTATGTCAGGGCAAGGTCAAGCGCTTCCGTGGCATCCTTGGCAAGCGTGCCGATTACAAGAAAGCGGTGGTAAGCCTTGCTGAAGGTCAGTCCATCGATGTGACGACGGGGATCTAA
- the tuf gene encoding elongation factor Tu, producing the protein MGKSKFERNKPHVNIGTIGHVDHGKTSLTAAITKVLAEQGGGTFVDYANIDKAPEERARGITISTSHVEYETVARHYAHVDCPGHADYVKNMITGAAQMDGGILVVSASDGPMPQTREHILLARQVGVPALVVFLNKVDQVDDPELLELVEMEVRELLSSYNYPGDDIPIIQGSALCALEGRNPEIGHDAVLKLMAAVDAYIPQPERATDRPFLMPIEDVFSISGRGTVVTGRVERGIVKVGEEVEIVGIKPTTKTTVTGVEMFRKLLDQGQAGDNIGALLRGVDREGIERGQVLAKPGSITPHTTFEAETYILTKEEGGRHTPFFANYRPQFYFRTTDVTGMCKLPEGKEMVMPGDNVQLEVELIVPIAMDEGLRFAIREGGRTVGAGVVAKIIK; encoded by the coding sequence ATGGGAAAGTCAAAGTTTGAGCGGAATAAGCCGCACGTCAACATCGGGACTATTGGTCACGTTGACCATGGCAAGACGTCCCTGACGGCAGCGATCACGAAGGTTCTGGCGGAACAGGGCGGCGGGACGTTTGTTGATTATGCGAACATCGACAAGGCTCCTGAAGAGCGCGCTCGTGGTATCACGATCTCGACCAGCCACGTTGAGTATGAGACGGTAGCCCGTCACTATGCGCACGTTGATTGCCCCGGCCATGCTGACTATGTGAAGAACATGATCACGGGTGCGGCACAGATGGATGGCGGCATTCTGGTGGTTTCGGCGTCTGATGGCCCGATGCCTCAGACCCGCGAGCATATCCTGCTCGCCCGTCAGGTCGGTGTGCCGGCTCTGGTTGTGTTCCTGAACAAGGTCGACCAGGTTGACGATCCTGAACTTCTTGAGCTTGTTGAGATGGAAGTCCGTGAGCTTCTGTCGAGCTACAATTACCCAGGCGACGATATTCCGATCATCCAGGGGTCGGCTCTGTGCGCCCTTGAAGGTCGCAATCCGGAAATCGGTCATGACGCGGTTCTGAAGCTGATGGCAGCGGTTGACGCTTACATCCCGCAGCCAGAGCGTGCGACGGATCGTCCGTTCCTGATGCCGATCGAAGACGTGTTCTCGATCTCGGGCCGTGGCACCGTGGTGACCGGTCGCGTTGAGCGCGGTATCGTTAAGGTTGGTGAAGAAGTTGAAATCGTTGGCATCAAGCCGACGACCAAGACGACGGTGACCGGCGTTGAAATGTTCCGCAAGCTTCTGGACCAGGGCCAGGCTGGCGACAACATCGGCGCGCTGCTGCGCGGTGTGGACCGTGAAGGCATTGAGCGTGGTCAGGTTCTGGCCAAGCCGGGCTCGATCACCCCGCACACCACGTTTGAAGCCGAAACCTATATTCTGACCAAGGAAGAGGGTGGCCGTCATACGCCGTTCTTCGCCAACTACCGTCCGCAGTTCTATTTCCGCACCACCGATGTGACCGGAATGTGCAAACTGCCGGAAGGCAAGGAAATGGTCATGCCGGGCGACAACGTCCAGCTCGAAGTCGAGCTGATCGTGCCGATCGCCATGGATGAAGGCCTGCGCTTCGCAATCCGCGAAGGTGGCCGCACCGTTGGCGCCGGCGTCGTCGCTAAAATCATTAAGTAA